In Panthera tigris isolate Pti1 chromosome C1, P.tigris_Pti1_mat1.1, whole genome shotgun sequence, the following proteins share a genomic window:
- the INSIG2 gene encoding insulin-induced gene 2 protein isoform X1, which translates to MAEGKTESPGPKKRGPYISSITSRSVNLMIRGVVLFFIGVFLALVLNLLQIQRNVTLFPPDVIASIFSSAWWVPPCCGTASAVIGLLYPCIDRHLGEPHKFKREWSSVMRCVAVFVGINHASAKVDFDNNIQLSLTLAALSIGLWWTFDRSRSGFGLGVGIAFLATLVTQLLVYNGVYQYTSPDFLYVRSWLPCIFFAGGITMGNIGRQLAMYECKVIAEKSHQE; encoded by the exons AtggcagaaggaaagacagagtcGCCTGGGCCCAAAAAGCGCGGCCCCTATATTTCATCTATCACTAGCAGGAGCGTGAACTTGATGATTCGTGGAGTGGTGCTGTTTTTTATTGGAGTGTTTCTTGCATTAGTGTTAAATTTACTTCAGATTCAGAGAAATGTGACGCTCTTTCCGCCCGACGTGATCGCGAGCATCTTTTCTTCAGCGTGGTGGGTGCCGCCCTGCTGTGGCACAGCCTCAG CTGTGATTGGGTTATTATACCCCTGCATTGACAGGCATCTAGGAGAACcacataaatttaaaagagaGTGGTCCAGTGTGATGCGGTGCGTAGCCGTCTTTGTTGGTATAAATCATGCCAGCGCT AAAGTGGATTTTGATAACAACATACAGTTGTCTCTCACACTGGCTGCACTCTCCATTGGACTGTGGTGGACATTTGATAGATCTAGAAGTGGTTTTGGCCTTGGAGTAGGAATCGCTTTCTTGGCAACCTTGGTCACTCAACTGCTAGTCTATAATGGTGTTTATCA ATATACATCTCCAGATTTTCTCTATGTTCGCTCTTGGTTACCGTGTATATTTTTTGCTGGAGGCATAACAATGGGAAACATTGGTCGACAACTGGCAATG tATGAATGTAAAGTTATCGCAGAAAAATCTCATCAGGAATGA
- the INSIG2 gene encoding insulin-induced gene 2 protein isoform X2, with translation MAEGKTESPGPKKRGPYISSITSRSVNLMIRGVVLFFIGVFLALVLNLLQIQRNVTLFPPDVIASIFSSAWWVPPCCGTASAVIGLLYPCIDRHLGEPHKFKREWSSVMRCVAVFVGINHASAKVDFDNNIQLSLTLAALSIGLWWTFDRSRSGFGLGVGIAFLATLVTQLLVYNGVYQYTSPDFLYVRSWLPCIFFAGGITMGNIGRQLAMVESRLGQY, from the exons AtggcagaaggaaagacagagtcGCCTGGGCCCAAAAAGCGCGGCCCCTATATTTCATCTATCACTAGCAGGAGCGTGAACTTGATGATTCGTGGAGTGGTGCTGTTTTTTATTGGAGTGTTTCTTGCATTAGTGTTAAATTTACTTCAGATTCAGAGAAATGTGACGCTCTTTCCGCCCGACGTGATCGCGAGCATCTTTTCTTCAGCGTGGTGGGTGCCGCCCTGCTGTGGCACAGCCTCAG CTGTGATTGGGTTATTATACCCCTGCATTGACAGGCATCTAGGAGAACcacataaatttaaaagagaGTGGTCCAGTGTGATGCGGTGCGTAGCCGTCTTTGTTGGTATAAATCATGCCAGCGCT AAAGTGGATTTTGATAACAACATACAGTTGTCTCTCACACTGGCTGCACTCTCCATTGGACTGTGGTGGACATTTGATAGATCTAGAAGTGGTTTTGGCCTTGGAGTAGGAATCGCTTTCTTGGCAACCTTGGTCACTCAACTGCTAGTCTATAATGGTGTTTATCA ATATACATCTCCAGATTTTCTCTATGTTCGCTCTTGGTTACCGTGTATATTTTTTGCTGGAGGCATAACAATGGGAAACATTGGTCGACAACTGGCAATG GTGGAATCCAGACTTGGTCAGTATTAA